From the genome of Candidatus Chlamydia corallus, one region includes:
- the mraY gene encoding phospho-N-acetylmuramoyl-pentapeptide-transferase gives MVPLVPLLKQSLFFSLALTGMTALLFTVVLGVPVMKWLKRKDYRDYIHKEYCEKLQILHKDKAQVPTGGGVLLFISLLASLLIWLPWGKFSTWFFVAIMVCYAGLGWYDDRIKMKRKQGHGLKAKHKFIVQILIAASTLICLPYIYGSAEPLFTLKIPFMEGMFFMSSWIGKVFCLGLALVAIIGTNNAVNLTDGLDGLASGTMSLAALGFIFVALQSFTIPIAQDVAYVLAALVGACVGFLWYNGAPAQLFMGDTGSLLLGGMLGSCAVMLRAECILVIIGGVFVAEAGSVILQVVSCKLRKKRIFLCSPLHHHYEYQGMPETKIVMRFWIFSFICASIGIAAVLWR, from the coding sequence ATGGTTCCCTTAGTTCCGCTTTTAAAGCAGTCCTTATTTTTTTCTTTGGCTTTGACAGGAATGACAGCTCTTTTGTTTACAGTAGTTCTGGGTGTTCCTGTAATGAAATGGCTTAAAAGAAAAGACTATCGTGACTACATCCACAAAGAATATTGTGAGAAACTCCAGATTCTTCACAAAGATAAAGCTCAGGTTCCTACTGGAGGAGGAGTCTTACTTTTTATCTCTTTACTTGCTTCGCTACTCATTTGGTTGCCTTGGGGAAAATTTTCAACATGGTTCTTTGTTGCCATCATGGTTTGTTACGCAGGTCTGGGTTGGTATGATGATAGAATAAAAATGAAACGAAAACAGGGGCATGGACTCAAGGCTAAGCATAAATTCATTGTTCAAATTTTAATCGCAGCTTCTACTCTCATTTGCCTTCCCTACATCTACGGGAGTGCGGAACCCCTATTTACTCTCAAGATTCCTTTTATGGAAGGTATGTTTTTTATGTCCTCTTGGATAGGGAAAGTTTTTTGCTTGGGACTCGCTCTTGTAGCAATTATAGGAACAAACAATGCAGTAAATCTTACCGACGGCCTGGATGGACTTGCTTCAGGAACAATGTCTTTAGCTGCTTTGGGATTTATCTTCGTTGCTCTACAAAGTTTTACAATTCCTATAGCTCAAGATGTCGCTTATGTTTTAGCAGCCCTTGTAGGAGCCTGCGTAGGATTCTTATGGTATAATGGTGCTCCAGCACAGCTTTTCATGGGAGATACGGGATCGCTGCTTCTAGGAGGCATGTTAGGTAGCTGTGCTGTTATGCTACGCGCAGAATGTATTCTAGTCATCATTGGAGGGGTCTTTGTTGCTGAAGCGGGATCTGTAATTTTACAGGTAGTTAGTTGTAAATTAAGGAAAAAACGCATTTTCTTATGCTCTCCACTACATCATCATTATGAATATCAGGGGATGCCTGAGACCAAAATTGTCATGCGCTTTTGGATTTTTAGCTTTATATGCGCAAGTATAGGGATAGCCGCTGTATTATGGAGATAG
- a CDS encoding UDP-N-acetylmuramoyl-tripeptide--D-alanyl-D-alanine ligase produces MRAVLLEDWVSLMLSDVSCPKSDKKITGFAIDSREIQPGDLFFALPGSATDGHKFLKEAAKSGAVGAVVSSQYQGDNFGLELIRVEDPKFALQQAGTNQYNLFQGNLVGITGSVGKTTTKEFSKTLLSSVYKIHASPKSYNSQLTVPLSLLMADGDEDVIILEMGVSEPGNMRDLLRIVQPEIAVITHINDQHAMNFPQGIQEIVREKSYILQRSKVQLLPKDSSCFPDLWACSPNANKFSFSFNDPLADFCYKALSEESVVIQTPEENYHLPIAFSYKPAYINLLIAVALSWILEVPEESLIRALPELKLPPMRFEHSLRNGIQVINDAYNACPEAMIAALNALPLPSEGGKIILILGHMAELGMYSEEGHALVAEKAASRGHIIFFIGEKWIPVQRILKDYSCEVNFFPSAQDVKDILKQIVQHGDVILLKGSRAFALESLLACF; encoded by the coding sequence TACAGCCTGGAGATCTATTTTTTGCTCTTCCTGGAAGCGCAACAGATGGTCATAAATTTTTAAAAGAAGCAGCAAAATCAGGAGCTGTTGGAGCGGTTGTCTCCAGTCAATACCAAGGAGACAACTTTGGCTTGGAATTGATCCGTGTTGAGGATCCTAAATTTGCTCTGCAACAAGCAGGGACGAATCAATATAACCTATTCCAAGGAAATCTTGTTGGGATCACAGGATCTGTAGGGAAAACAACAACAAAAGAATTCTCAAAAACACTTCTAAGCTCTGTCTATAAAATTCATGCAAGTCCTAAAAGTTATAATTCGCAGTTGACCGTCCCTTTAAGTTTATTGATGGCGGATGGGGACGAAGATGTTATTATTTTAGAGATGGGAGTTTCTGAACCAGGGAATATGCGCGATCTTCTTCGTATCGTGCAGCCAGAGATTGCAGTGATCACGCATATTAATGACCAACATGCTATGAATTTTCCCCAGGGGATCCAAGAGATCGTAAGAGAAAAAAGTTACATTCTACAAAGAAGTAAAGTGCAGCTTCTCCCCAAAGATTCCTCATGCTTCCCAGATCTATGGGCTTGCTCTCCTAATGCTAACAAGTTTTCTTTTTCTTTTAATGATCCTCTCGCAGATTTCTGCTATAAGGCTCTTAGTGAAGAATCTGTAGTGATCCAAACTCCTGAAGAAAATTATCATCTCCCGATAGCTTTTTCTTATAAACCTGCATACATCAACTTATTAATTGCTGTAGCACTCTCTTGGATTTTAGAAGTTCCAGAAGAAAGTTTGATACGTGCCTTACCCGAACTGAAATTGCCTCCTATGCGCTTCGAACATAGCCTCAGAAATGGAATACAGGTAATCAACGATGCATATAATGCTTGTCCAGAAGCTATGATTGCTGCTCTCAATGCTCTGCCTTTACCAAGTGAGGGAGGGAAAATCATTTTAATTTTGGGTCATATGGCTGAATTAGGCATGTATTCAGAAGAAGGACATGCTTTGGTAGCTGAAAAAGCAGCTTCTCGAGGACATATTATATTTTTTATTGGGGAAAAGTGGATTCCAGTGCAACGCATTTTAAAAGACTATTCTTGTGAAGTTAATTTTTTCCCCTCAGCTCAAGATGTCAAAGATATTTTGAAGCAAATTGTACAACACGGGGATGTGATTCTATTGAAAGGTTCTCGTGCCTTTGCCCTAGAATCTTTGTTAGCTTGTTTTTAA